A genomic region of Planococcus kocurii contains the following coding sequences:
- a CDS encoding penicillin-binding transpeptidase domain-containing protein, producing the protein MKKKFRFQGGAFLLFLLFAGLFFLLLARIVTIQATGKVEGQELAAKAAAKYSQEEVLTAERGRIIDRNGEIIAEDTLTYKLVAVLDESVTQKASDPQHVVDAEETAEKLAGYLDASEESILETLKTGIEKDRYQVEFGSAGREISHTQMLEMKEADIPGLLFVRDLKRLYPNGVFASHLIGYAMKEELEDGETKTTGRIGLESIHNEVLTGKNGKMEFDTDKWGFLLPNNESVITPAVNGADVQLTLDKTLQNFLEDAMTSVQEEYDPTRMIAVIADPKTGEILAMSQRPTFNPNTREGLSDNWLNESIELTIEPGSPMKMFTLAAAIEEGKWDPDATYKSGTYTLLDSTIGDHNSGEGWGTISFLEGFQRSSNVSMAYLLERLGADTFMTYVDAFGFGEKTGIDLPKEATGKILDQYPINKLTTAYGQGSTVTPIQMIQAASAIANDGVMMKPYVIDQIKNADTGKVTVKSEPQEAGQPISAETADQVREVLASTVTSEVGSARGFALQDYTIAGKTGTAQVPKEGGGYLKGRNNYLFSFLGMAPAEDPELLIYIGVQQPNVPADEYGSVPVAKIFTSVMENSLKYLNIEPENMAKATTMPVEEYTGKSVTEATEELKELGLEVIVTGNTGEVISQYPKVGSTVLKGGRVILKTSGETALPNFSGWSKRELLAYQSLSGLSLEIAGQGYGLTQSVEEGQLVKENEPVVIELHPPEIYYPARAEAEAKEELQETVNPEVEELEVDSTSETQTDETTE; encoded by the coding sequence ATGAAAAAAAAGTTTCGATTTCAAGGAGGAGCCTTTCTGCTGTTTTTGTTATTCGCAGGGCTCTTTTTCCTTTTACTGGCAAGAATTGTCACAATACAAGCCACGGGTAAAGTGGAAGGGCAAGAACTCGCTGCTAAAGCTGCAGCGAAATACAGCCAAGAAGAAGTGTTAACTGCTGAACGTGGACGTATCATCGACCGCAATGGAGAAATTATTGCTGAAGACACATTGACATATAAACTGGTTGCAGTACTCGACGAATCGGTTACTCAAAAAGCGAGCGACCCGCAGCATGTAGTGGATGCCGAAGAAACTGCTGAGAAATTGGCGGGGTATTTGGATGCTTCGGAAGAAAGCATTTTAGAAACTTTGAAAACAGGGATTGAAAAAGACCGTTATCAAGTGGAATTCGGTTCTGCTGGTCGTGAAATCAGTCATACACAGATGCTAGAAATGAAAGAAGCAGACATTCCAGGTCTTTTATTTGTTCGAGATTTAAAACGACTATATCCTAACGGTGTCTTTGCTTCGCATTTGATCGGCTATGCCATGAAAGAAGAGTTAGAAGATGGTGAAACAAAAACAACCGGTAGAATCGGACTAGAATCGATACACAACGAAGTATTAACCGGTAAAAACGGGAAAATGGAATTCGATACCGATAAATGGGGATTCCTCTTGCCGAATAATGAATCTGTTATTACTCCAGCAGTTAATGGCGCAGATGTCCAACTGACATTAGATAAAACCTTGCAGAATTTTTTAGAAGACGCAATGACCAGTGTGCAAGAGGAATACGATCCGACACGTATGATCGCTGTAATCGCTGATCCAAAAACAGGTGAAATTTTAGCAATGTCTCAGCGTCCGACATTTAATCCCAATACGCGAGAAGGTTTATCTGATAACTGGCTGAACGAAAGCATCGAATTGACCATTGAACCTGGCTCTCCAATGAAGATGTTTACACTTGCTGCTGCAATCGAAGAAGGCAAATGGGACCCTGACGCAACTTATAAATCAGGGACTTACACCTTACTGGACAGTACGATTGGTGACCATAACAGTGGAGAAGGATGGGGAACTATCTCGTTTCTAGAAGGTTTCCAACGCTCCTCTAACGTATCAATGGCATATTTACTGGAACGACTCGGAGCAGACACCTTTATGACTTACGTGGATGCTTTTGGTTTTGGTGAAAAAACAGGCATTGACTTACCGAAAGAGGCAACTGGGAAAATATTGGATCAATATCCGATCAATAAATTGACGACCGCATACGGACAAGGGTCTACAGTGACTCCGATTCAGATGATTCAAGCAGCATCGGCAATTGCAAATGACGGCGTTATGATGAAACCATATGTTATTGATCAGATTAAAAATGCCGACACAGGAAAAGTCACTGTTAAAAGTGAACCGCAAGAAGCCGGACAACCCATTTCAGCTGAAACAGCTGATCAAGTTAGAGAAGTTTTAGCTTCAACTGTCACTTCTGAAGTAGGATCAGCACGAGGATTTGCATTGCAAGATTACACAATAGCAGGCAAAACAGGGACTGCCCAAGTTCCAAAAGAAGGTGGTGGCTATTTAAAAGGACGAAACAATTATTTGTTTTCTTTCCTTGGTATGGCACCTGCTGAAGATCCTGAATTGCTGATCTATATTGGTGTTCAACAACCGAACGTACCGGCCGATGAATATGGTTCTGTACCGGTCGCCAAGATTTTTACATCTGTCATGGAAAATAGCTTAAAGTATTTAAATATTGAGCCAGAAAATATGGCGAAAGCGACCACGATGCCTGTTGAAGAATATACAGGCAAGTCCGTAACCGAAGCCACGGAAGAATTGAAAGAATTAGGACTAGAAGTTATTGTTACCGGAAATACTGGAGAAGTTATCTCTCAGTACCCAAAAGTTGGGAGTACAGTGTTAAAAGGTGGACGGGTGATTTTAAAAACTTCTGGGGAAACGGCTTTGCCTAATTTCAGTGGATGGTCTAAACGCGAGCTACTCGCATATCAATCCTTAAGCGGATTGTCGCTAGAAATTGCTGGGCAAGGATATGGTTTAACGCAAAGTGTTGAAGAAGGCCAACTGGTGAAGGAAAATGAGCCAGTAGTCATCGAACTTCATCCACCTGAAATATACTATCCTGCTCGCGCAGAAGCCGAAGCAAAAGAAGAACTACAAGAAACGGTTAACCCTGAAGTTGAAGAACTAGAAGTAGATTCAACTTCAGAAACACAAACAGACGAAACAACCGAGTAA
- the mraY gene encoding phospho-N-acetylmuramoyl-pentapeptide-transferase produces MNSYVVMGLGIALLLTVILMPVFIPLLKRMKFGQSIREEGPESHMKKTGTPTMGGLVFLISIIVTVLLVAWLADLVTAKILILLLVLFGYGLIGFLDDFIKVVLKRNLGLTSLQKLIAQIVIAVISFFVLSGTDFETGVTIPFTDISLELSWLYVFFIVFWLVGFSNAVNLTDGLDGLVAGTASIAFAAFGVLAIYQDEVGIAVFTFSVTGGLLGFLIFNKYPAKVFMGDTGSLALGGALAMVSILLKQELLLLLIGLVFVIETASVILQVGSFKLRQKRIFKMSPIHHHFELSGWSEWKVVLVFWSVGLISAAIAVFLEVM; encoded by the coding sequence ATGAATAGTTATGTAGTAATGGGTTTAGGAATTGCTTTATTGTTAACGGTTATACTAATGCCAGTATTTATACCGTTATTGAAACGAATGAAATTCGGACAAAGCATACGTGAAGAAGGACCTGAATCACATATGAAGAAAACGGGTACGCCGACTATGGGCGGTCTGGTATTCCTAATCTCAATCATTGTCACGGTGTTGCTAGTTGCTTGGTTAGCTGACTTGGTAACTGCTAAAATACTAATTTTATTGTTGGTACTTTTTGGATATGGCTTAATTGGCTTTTTGGATGACTTTATCAAAGTAGTACTAAAGCGCAATCTAGGGTTAACATCGCTACAAAAATTAATTGCTCAAATCGTTATAGCGGTCATTTCATTCTTTGTTTTGAGTGGGACTGACTTTGAGACAGGTGTCACTATTCCTTTTACTGACATCTCACTTGAGTTATCATGGCTATACGTGTTCTTTATCGTCTTTTGGTTGGTTGGATTTTCCAATGCAGTTAATTTGACAGATGGTCTAGATGGATTGGTAGCTGGAACAGCGTCTATTGCATTTGCTGCATTTGGTGTATTAGCTATTTATCAAGACGAAGTAGGCATCGCGGTTTTCACTTTTTCTGTAACAGGCGGACTGCTTGGATTCTTGATCTTCAATAAATATCCTGCAAAAGTCTTTATGGGCGATACAGGTTCGCTAGCATTAGGTGGGGCACTTGCAATGGTCTCGATTTTACTAAAACAAGAATTATTATTGTTGTTAATCGGATTAGTTTTCGTTATCGAAACAGCTTCAGTTATTTTACAAGTAGGTAGCTTTAAATTGCGTCAAAAACGAATTTTTAAAATGAGCCCTATTCACCATCATTTCGAGTTGAGCGGATGGTCAGAATGGAAAGTGGTCCTTGTTTTCTGGTCAGTCGGTCTTATCAGTGCGGCAATCGCCGTCTTTTTGGAGGTAATGTAA
- the murD gene encoding UDP-N-acetylmuramoyl-L-alanine--D-glutamate ligase, producing MKEVPQLYQKKVLVLGLAKSGFTAARILHKLGAFVTVNDSKPFEENPEAQELLNMGVTVICGRHPEDLLEEGFELVVKNPGIPYSNVLIESAIEKQIPVWTEIELAYLISEAPFIGITGSNGKTTTTTLLFHMLNQDNKNPLIAGNIGTVASGVAEKAKAKNIIVTELSSFQLKGTVDFRPDIAIITNLYEAHLDYHGSIEDYRTSKMKLTENQTAEDYFIYNADQPILVEHAKNCKAQLIPFTLQGRTATSISADDQFVYWQGEKLIERSKIMLGGQHNLENILAATAATLIQGGTKETITRVLTSFTGVKHRSQFIVEWQGRKFYNDSKATNALATKSALEAFPKNIILLAGGLERNHSLEEIRPFMNRVKVLVTLGETATRFTAFAKDCGVPTIVQAGKMDDAVDKAIKESASGDTILLSPACASWDQYDSFEIRGDAFITAVQQMTEANE from the coding sequence ATGAAAGAAGTGCCACAATTATATCAAAAGAAAGTCCTGGTTTTAGGGTTAGCGAAAAGCGGATTTACTGCTGCTCGTATTCTTCACAAGCTAGGTGCATTTGTTACCGTTAACGATTCTAAGCCTTTTGAAGAAAATCCTGAAGCACAGGAATTATTGAATATGGGCGTTACCGTTATTTGTGGCAGACATCCTGAAGATTTGTTAGAAGAGGGCTTTGAATTAGTTGTCAAAAATCCAGGAATTCCTTATTCCAATGTATTGATTGAGTCAGCAATAGAAAAGCAAATTCCAGTGTGGACTGAAATTGAATTGGCTTATTTAATTAGCGAAGCTCCCTTTATCGGAATTACGGGCTCTAATGGTAAAACAACAACAACTACTTTATTGTTTCATATGCTCAACCAAGACAATAAAAATCCATTAATTGCAGGAAATATTGGAACAGTAGCAAGTGGCGTCGCAGAAAAAGCAAAAGCAAAAAATATAATTGTTACGGAATTGTCTTCTTTTCAGTTGAAGGGAACTGTAGATTTCCGTCCAGATATCGCAATTATTACAAATCTGTATGAAGCGCATTTGGATTATCATGGATCAATAGAGGATTATCGAACTTCTAAAATGAAGCTGACTGAAAACCAAACAGCGGAAGATTACTTTATCTATAATGCAGATCAACCAATTCTAGTCGAGCATGCAAAGAACTGCAAAGCGCAGCTCATTCCTTTTACGTTGCAAGGACGCACCGCTACAAGTATCAGTGCAGACGATCAATTTGTTTATTGGCAAGGCGAAAAATTGATTGAACGTTCGAAGATTATGTTGGGTGGCCAGCACAATCTGGAAAACATTTTGGCTGCTACAGCAGCAACTTTGATTCAAGGCGGAACAAAAGAAACCATTACACGTGTCTTAACGTCATTTACGGGTGTAAAGCACCGTTCTCAATTTATTGTTGAGTGGCAGGGGCGCAAATTCTATAACGATTCAAAAGCCACCAATGCTTTAGCGACTAAGAGCGCATTGGAAGCTTTCCCGAAAAACATCATCTTATTAGCGGGTGGATTAGAGCGAAACCATTCACTTGAAGAAATTCGTCCATTTATGAATCGTGTCAAAGTATTAGTGACCTTAGGTGAAACAGCAACGCGGTTCACGGCGTTTGCAAAAGATTGTGGTGTGCCAACGATAGTTCAAGCAGGAAAAATGGACGATGCAGTTGACAAAGCAATTAAAGAATCTGCTAGTGGCGATACAATTCTTCTATCACCTGCTTGTGCAAGCTGGGACCAATACGATAGTTTTGAAATTCGGGGCGATGCTTTTATTACAGCAGTTCAACAAATGACAGAAGCAAACGAATAA
- a CDS encoding cell division protein FtsQ/DivIB gives MDKVIDIEERIPSLRERRKKRTNRKFVALLLIFLTLLAVLLYSQSKYSEIQTITIKGAVLFDQKSYQAASGLAIGDSMWSFDAGTVAQQLEKLEWVEESTVKKNWLTGVEIDLKEYVQMGYLDRGNSYQIVLSNNLALDQPVTNVDGPIYSNFENEKIREKLIDQLTDIDPEVLQLISQIILDPEQKDADYVTLYMNDGNEVRGILSTLAEKMNYYPSVIAQLEDDQQGIIDMEVGIFFRSYADVYGFAKEGPEDEETEEEQP, from the coding sequence ATGGACAAAGTGATTGATATCGAAGAACGCATCCCGTCGCTTCGCGAGCGGCGAAAAAAAAGAACCAATCGCAAGTTCGTGGCGCTGCTGCTCATTTTTCTCACTTTGCTTGCCGTACTATTATACAGCCAGTCGAAGTACAGTGAAATCCAGACCATCACTATTAAAGGTGCCGTTCTCTTTGACCAAAAAAGCTACCAAGCTGCAAGTGGACTAGCTATCGGAGATTCGATGTGGTCTTTTGATGCAGGGACTGTTGCGCAACAACTGGAAAAGTTGGAGTGGGTAGAAGAATCGACGGTTAAGAAAAACTGGTTGACCGGTGTGGAAATTGATTTAAAGGAATATGTTCAAATGGGATATCTAGATCGCGGTAACAGCTATCAGATTGTCTTGTCGAATAACTTGGCTTTAGATCAGCCAGTGACAAATGTTGATGGTCCGATTTACTCAAACTTTGAAAATGAGAAAATACGAGAAAAGTTAATTGATCAGCTAACAGATATTGATCCTGAAGTACTTCAGCTGATTTCCCAAATTATTCTAGATCCTGAGCAAAAAGACGCGGATTATGTGACCTTATATATGAATGATGGAAATGAAGTTCGTGGTATTTTAAGCACATTAGCAGAAAAGATGAATTACTATCCATCTGTCATCGCGCAATTAGAAGATGATCAACAAGGCATAATTGATATGGAAGTGGGAATATTCTTCCGTTCTTATGCGGATGTTTATGGTTTTGCAAAGGAGGGTCCTGAAGATGAAGAAACCGAAGAAGAGCAACCGTAA
- a CDS encoding DUF881 domain-containing protein, whose amino-acid sequence MKKPKKSNRKSFSKSVVFSLVFLVLGFIMAYSYSLSNANRETAEFTGGAFFEQEERYRKELIDQQERNKELKNELQEKQSEVQEYEKSFADGENRYTEYAEEAKELRRYLGLVPVQGSGLKVTLQDGDYDSNSVNPNDYIVHESHVFQVINELYISGAQAISINGQRIHGNSYIVCTGPVITVDGAQYPAPFVIEAIGEPEVLTASMELTGGIMDQLLSDNIIVTLDEGQVIKMAALLTES is encoded by the coding sequence ATGAAGAAACCGAAGAAGAGCAACCGTAAAAGTTTTAGCAAATCGGTTGTTTTTTCCCTGGTTTTCTTGGTGCTCGGATTTATCATGGCTTATTCCTATAGTTTATCAAATGCTAATAGAGAGACGGCAGAGTTTACAGGTGGTGCATTTTTCGAACAGGAAGAACGCTACCGAAAAGAGTTGATTGATCAGCAAGAGCGCAATAAAGAGTTGAAAAATGAATTGCAAGAAAAGCAAAGCGAAGTTCAAGAATATGAAAAATCCTTTGCCGATGGCGAAAATCGCTATACAGAGTATGCAGAAGAAGCCAAAGAGCTTCGAAGATATCTCGGTTTAGTGCCCGTACAGGGAAGTGGATTAAAAGTGACATTGCAAGACGGGGATTATGATTCAAATTCAGTTAATCCAAACGATTACATTGTGCACGAAAGCCACGTTTTCCAAGTAATCAATGAATTGTATATTTCAGGAGCACAGGCTATTTCAATCAATGGTCAGCGTATTCATGGAAATTCATACATTGTTTGTACGGGACCAGTCATAACTGTAGATGGTGCACAATATCCTGCTCCTTTCGTAATTGAAGCTATCGGTGAACCTGAAGTACTAACAGCATCGATGGAGTTGACTGGCGGAATTATGGACCAACTGCTCAGTGACAACATTATCGTCACATTGGATGAAGGGCAGGTTATTAAAATGGCCGCCTTGCTGACAGAATCGTGA
- a CDS encoding DUF881 domain-containing protein, with amino-acid sequence MKKRILTRFTVIMFVIGLMTAMQYNTINEPDARDTRDVWEVRQELSREKQLHSQLLSEISTLDETLNKYDVDTNASPEQALRETAGELRNAAGLTETTGPGIEILVEPSMETVALGFEIEGISPDLLIRLVNEINRYNGLYVSIDDKRIINTTAIRDINGQTTVNAKPVEMPPFSIKIISESMEDSEKLYNHLLSSRILDDFYIDNLTLTVSAPKKDLIIEAYDEVIDTKYLQSTEEE; translated from the coding sequence ATGAAAAAAAGAATTCTTACCCGATTTACAGTGATTATGTTTGTAATCGGCTTAATGACTGCTATGCAATACAACACGATCAATGAACCTGATGCCCGAGATACGCGAGATGTATGGGAAGTAAGACAAGAACTGTCGAGAGAAAAGCAACTTCACTCACAACTGCTATCAGAAATCAGCACGTTAGATGAGACGTTGAACAAATATGATGTGGACACAAACGCCAGCCCCGAACAAGCTTTGCGGGAAACTGCAGGGGAATTGAGAAATGCAGCTGGTTTAACGGAGACTACAGGACCGGGAATAGAAATTCTCGTTGAACCTTCAATGGAAACGGTTGCGTTGGGCTTCGAAATAGAAGGGATCTCTCCGGATTTGCTTATCCGGCTGGTCAATGAAATTAATCGTTACAACGGTTTGTATGTTTCAATCGACGATAAGCGAATTATTAATACGACAGCAATACGAGATATAAATGGTCAAACGACGGTTAACGCAAAACCGGTAGAAATGCCTCCGTTTTCCATAAAAATAATTTCTGAGTCTATGGAAGACTCAGAAAAGCTGTATAATCATTTATTGTCTTCACGTATTTTAGATGATTTTTATATCGATAATCTAACATTGACCGTTTCGGCTCCTAAAAAAGATCTAATCATCGAAGCGTATGATGAAGTGATAGACACCAAATATTTACAGTCAACAGAGGAGGAATAG
- a CDS encoding small basic family protein — protein MWLSILGLILGISLGLLTDIHIPPEYANYLSIAVLASLDTLFGGIRAHLQQVYDDKVFVSGFFFNIALAAGLAFLGVHLGVDLYLAAIFAFGVRLFQNIAVIRRIILAKWAEKKAVRETI, from the coding sequence ATGTGGCTGTCCATTTTAGGTTTAATACTTGGTATATCGCTCGGGCTTTTGACAGATATCCATATTCCACCTGAATATGCTAACTATTTGTCGATTGCCGTACTGGCATCACTCGACACATTATTTGGTGGAATTCGTGCCCACTTGCAACAAGTGTACGATGACAAAGTATTTGTTTCAGGATTCTTTTTCAATATCGCCCTTGCAGCAGGTCTTGCTTTTCTTGGTGTTCATTTAGGTGTAGATTTGTACTTGGCTGCTATTTTTGCATTCGGTGTTCGACTATTTCAAAACATTGCGGTCATCCGCCGCATTATTTTAGCAAAATGGGCTGAAAAAAAGGCAGTTAGAGAAACAATTTAA
- the ftsA gene encoding cell division protein FtsA yields the protein MSQSELYVSLDIGSSSIKVLIGEMANNSLNVIGVGNVKSNGIKKGAIVDIDATVQSIKKAVDQAERMIGKSIHEVVLGIPANKAVLQPVKGIVAVNSENREITDDDLDRVLEAAQVMSIPPERELVNIIPEQYIVDHLGEIKDPRGMIGIRLEMDGTMVTTSKTILHNVLRCVERAGLEIRDIYVQPLAAGNYALTEDEKNHGTACIDIGGGSTSISIFQDGHLTASSVIPVGGDHVTKDLSIILKTPTDQAEKIKLEYGHAFFEDASEDEVFEVPVIGSDSTEQYNQKYISEIIGVRLEELFELILDEFYRLGVQDLPGGVVLTGGMAKLDGLPELARNILQTRVRLFTPEFIGVREPQYTTAVGLIQYAYMEDVFYGRIGNGGAVAGTAKVEHQEVQQPKKQKQPKQNSEGVVTKAKKMFDRFFE from the coding sequence TTGAGTCAATCAGAATTATACGTTAGTCTAGATATCGGTTCGTCATCCATTAAAGTTTTAATTGGAGAAATGGCCAACAATTCACTGAATGTTATTGGCGTTGGAAATGTGAAATCTAATGGAATTAAAAAAGGTGCGATTGTTGACATAGATGCAACGGTGCAATCCATTAAAAAAGCGGTCGATCAAGCAGAACGCATGATCGGCAAGTCAATCCATGAAGTGGTATTAGGAATTCCGGCTAACAAAGCGGTGCTACAGCCTGTTAAAGGAATTGTGGCAGTAAACAGTGAGAATCGGGAAATTACCGATGACGACCTAGATCGTGTATTGGAAGCGGCTCAAGTTATGTCGATTCCACCAGAGCGGGAACTAGTAAACATCATTCCTGAACAATACATCGTTGATCATTTGGGTGAAATCAAAGATCCTCGAGGCATGATTGGTATCCGCCTTGAAATGGATGGTACAATGGTGACAACTTCAAAAACAATTTTACACAATGTACTTCGTTGTGTAGAAAGAGCGGGACTTGAAATCCGCGATATTTATGTACAACCACTTGCAGCAGGAAATTATGCATTGACTGAAGACGAGAAAAATCATGGCACAGCATGTATTGACATCGGTGGAGGATCTACTTCTATTTCCATCTTCCAAGACGGCCACTTGACCGCTTCTTCTGTTATTCCAGTTGGAGGCGACCACGTAACAAAAGATTTGTCCATTATTTTGAAGACACCGACAGATCAAGCTGAAAAAATTAAACTTGAGTATGGCCATGCATTTTTTGAAGATGCTTCAGAAGACGAAGTATTTGAGGTTCCTGTTATTGGATCGGATTCAACAGAACAATATAACCAAAAATACATATCTGAAATAATCGGAGTTCGCCTGGAAGAGCTTTTCGAACTGATTTTAGATGAATTTTATCGTTTGGGCGTTCAAGACCTGCCAGGAGGAGTTGTTTTAACTGGTGGTATGGCTAAATTGGATGGACTTCCAGAACTCGCTCGAAATATTTTGCAAACTCGAGTTCGTCTATTCACACCAGAATTTATCGGCGTACGTGAACCACAGTACACGACAGCAGTTGGTCTAATTCAATATGCATACATGGAAGATGTCTTTTATGGCCGTATTGGAAATGGTGGAGCTGTTGCGGGAACTGCGAAAGTTGAGCACCAAGAAGTGCAGCAACCTAAAAAACAAAAGCAGCCAAAGCAAAATTCTGAAGGTGTCGTAACCAAAGCTAAAAAGATGTTTGATCGATTCTTTGAATAA